One genomic region from Phragmites australis chromosome 1, lpPhrAust1.1, whole genome shotgun sequence encodes:
- the LOC133924040 gene encoding protein CANDIDATE G-PROTEIN COUPLED RECEPTOR 7-like has translation MGLPVARALLLLLAVAGVFLPPAAAEIKQESFKDDFRPSILFEKFGFSHHGSVSISVSGVKAASSRAKPDPAQLGFFLLSDEALFEAIYQQPAPKDLNPNPESSPECVLSSPYVTLLFTFAELDGRDHYNKTFLISHPDEYILFFANCAPETTVTMEVRTDMYNTNPDGTKDYLSVGQAPVPAIYAFFAVCYVVFLAGWLYITLYRNRLSVHRIHHLMSGLLVARMLYCISAAENQHYIRTAGTSHGWDVMFYLFQLVKGVMLFAVIALIGTGWSFLKPFLQDKEKKVLMVVIPLQVGANIAAAVVGETGPFLQGWVTWNQIFLFVDVACCCAVLFPVVWSMRSLRESSKTDGKAARTLAKLTLFRQFYVVVIGYLYFTRIIVYALKTITNYKYRWVSVAAEEVATMAFYLFMFYMFRPAERNQYFALDDNEEEAAELALREEEFEL, from the coding sequence ATGGGCCTCCCCGTCGCccgcgccctcctcctcctcctcgccgtcgccggggTCTTCCTCCCTCCAGCGGCGGCGGAGATCAAGCAGGAGTCCTTCAAGGACGACTTCCGCCCCTCCATCCTCTTCGAGAAGTTCGGCTTCTCCCACCACGGCTCGGTGTCCATCTCCGTCTCCGGCGTCAAGGCCGCCTCCTCGCGCGCCAAGCCAGACCCGGCGCAGCTCGGTTTCTTCCTCCTTTCCGATGAGGCGCTCTTCGAAGCCATCTACCAGCAGCCGGCGCCCAAGGATCTGAACCCCAACCCCGAGTCCTCCCCGGAATGCGTCCTCTCCAGCCCCTACGTCACGCTGCTCTTCACCTTCGCCGAGCTCGACGGCAGAGATCACTACAACAAGACCTTCCTCATCAGCCACCCCGACGAGTACATCCTCTTCTTCGCCAACTGCGCGCCCGAGACCACTGTCACCATGGAGGTCCGCACCGACATGTACAACACCAACCCAGACGGCACCAAGGACTACCTCTCCGTTGGTCAGGCCCCAGTCCCGGCGATCTACGCCTTCTTCGCCGTCTGCTACGTCGTGTTCTTGGCCGGCTGGCTCTACATCACCCTCTACCGCAACCGCCTATCCGTGCACCGCATTCACCACCTCATGTCCGGCCTGCTTGTCGCGCGTATGCTCTACTGCATCTCGGCAGCCGAGAACCAACATTACATCCGCACCGCCGGGACATCGCACGGATGGGATGTGATGTTCTACCTGTTCCAGCTTGTGAAGGGTGTGATGTTGTTCGCTGTGATTGCACTGATTGGGACCGGGTGGTCATTCTTGAAGCCGTTCCTGCAGGACAAGGAGAAGAAAGTGCTCATGGTGGTGATCCCGTTGCAGGTTGGAGCTAACATTGCTGCTGCTGTGGTTGGTGAGACCGGGCCATTCTTGCAGGGATGGGTAACATGGAACCAGATCTTCTTGTTTGTTGATGTTGCTTGCTGCTGCGCCGTGCTCTTCCCAGTTGTTTGGTCGATGCGTTCTCTGCGGGAGTCATCCAAGACTGATGGCAAGGCGGCCCGAACCCTCGCCAAGCTCACGCTTTTCCGCCAGTTCTATGTCGTCGTGATTGGATACTTGTACTTCACTAGGATCATTGTGTATGCGCTCAAGACAATCACCAACTACAAGTACAGATGGGTGAGTGTTGCGGCTGAGGAGGTGGCCACCATGGCATTCTACTTGTTCATGTTCTACATGTTCAGGCCAGCTGAGAGGAACCAGTACTTTGCACTCGACGACAATGAAGAGGAAGCTGCAGAGCTGGCGCTCCGTGAGGAGGAGTTTGAGCTCTAG